The Flavobacterium faecale genome has a segment encoding these proteins:
- a CDS encoding iron chelate uptake ABC transporter family permease subunit codes for MNLSLGSVQIPLRDIFQSLTGGQASKSTWEYIIINYRLPKAITAILVGMGLSISGLLMQTLFRNPLAGPYVLGLSSGASLGVAFVILGAGLLPPFLSSILLSSYGMVLASTAGSTLVLVAVLVVAQRLRDTMAILIVGLMFASFTSAIVSTLTYFSTAEQLQKFTFWSMGSLGNLSWNAIIILTISVLIGLLLSLYSIKPLNALLLGENYAKSMGLNFDKTRFVIILSTSILAGSITAYAGPIAFVGLAVPHIAKLLFQTSDHTVLFWSTLLLGASIMLLCDSLSQLPGFEITLPINAVTSLFGAPVVIWLLVRKSN; via the coding sequence GGGCAAGCAAGCAAATCAACTTGGGAGTACATTATCATTAATTACCGCTTACCCAAAGCCATAACGGCAATATTGGTCGGCATGGGACTTTCAATAAGTGGCTTACTGATGCAAACACTTTTCCGAAATCCACTGGCAGGCCCGTATGTATTAGGGCTAAGCTCAGGAGCGAGTTTGGGTGTTGCATTTGTAATTTTGGGAGCTGGATTATTACCTCCTTTTTTGTCTAGCATTCTGTTGTCCTCTTACGGAATGGTTTTGGCTTCAACTGCAGGAAGCACCTTGGTCTTGGTCGCTGTTTTGGTAGTAGCGCAACGCCTGCGCGATACGATGGCCATTTTGATTGTGGGCTTGATGTTTGCTAGCTTTACCTCAGCAATAGTAAGCACTCTTACCTACTTTAGCACTGCAGAACAATTACAAAAATTCACTTTCTGGTCCATGGGAAGCCTTGGCAACTTATCTTGGAATGCTATAATTATCTTAACTATTTCGGTACTGATTGGTTTGCTTCTTAGTTTGTACAGTATCAAACCCCTCAATGCTTTATTATTAGGAGAAAACTATGCCAAAAGCATGGGGCTGAATTTTGATAAAACGCGTTTTGTAATTATTCTGTCTACAAGCATTTTAGCCGGAAGTATTACTGCCTATGCTGGACCAATAGCCTTTGTTGGACTTGCTGTTCCGCACATTGCCAAACTTCTTTTTCAGACTAGCGATCATACTGTATTATTTTGGAGTACGTTACTTTTAGGAGCTAGCATCATGCTGTTGTGCGATAGTTTATCGCAGCTTCCTGGTTTTGAAATTACGTTACCTATCAATGCTGTAACGTCGTTGTTTGGAGCACCAGTGGTTATTTGGTTATTGGTACGAAAGAGTAACTAG
- a CDS encoding GxxExxY protein codes for MITQKYLDELTYEVIGASIEVHRIIGRGLLETVYHQCLKEELSIRNINFKSEIKIPLIYKGKELVTDFRCDFFIENCLVVELKSVTQMIPIYEAQLQTYMNLLKAPKGILLNFNCFNLFKEGQKTFVNEHFKKLPLK; via the coding sequence ATGATAACACAGAAATATTTAGATGAACTGACCTACGAAGTAATTGGAGCGTCGATTGAGGTACATAGAATAATTGGACGTGGTTTGCTTGAAACGGTGTATCATCAATGTTTAAAGGAAGAATTGTCAATCCGAAATATTAATTTTAAATCTGAAATTAAAATTCCGTTAATTTATAAAGGAAAAGAATTGGTAACTGACTTTAGGTGTGATTTCTTCATCGAAAATTGTTTGGTTGTAGAATTAAAATCAGTTACTCAAATGATTCCGATCTATGAAGCTCAATTGCAAACCTATATGAATCTCTTAAAAGCACCAAAAGGAATTCTACTAAATTTTAATTGCTTTAATCTCTTCAAAGAAGGACAAAAAACATTTGTAAATGAACATTTTAAAAAGCTACCTTTAAAATAA
- a CDS encoding ABC transporter ATP-binding protein → MTNKTILKAANLGIGYIHKKETKTIATNINLDLKQGSLIALVGGNGIGKSTLLRTLTGIQKPIDGKVLLNDQAISSYSPLELAQNLSVVLTEKLPPSNLSVYELVALGRQPYTNWIGKLTATDVQKVQHAMELTQIDHLATKKHFEISDGQLQKVLVARALAQDTPLIVLDEPTTHLDLLHKVALFKLLKNLSKETQKCILFSTHDIDMAIQLSDEMIIMTPDNCVQDQPCNFIANGTFDTIFKDDHIAFDSEKGKFIIRN, encoded by the coding sequence ATGACAAATAAAACCATCCTCAAAGCAGCCAACCTCGGCATTGGATACATCCACAAAAAGGAAACCAAAACCATTGCCACAAACATCAACCTAGACTTAAAGCAAGGTTCACTAATCGCTTTAGTGGGTGGTAACGGAATCGGTAAATCGACCTTATTACGAACATTAACCGGAATTCAAAAACCGATTGATGGTAAAGTACTGCTAAACGATCAAGCAATTAGTAGCTACAGTCCGCTGGAACTAGCGCAAAACCTCAGCGTTGTTTTAACCGAAAAACTTCCGCCTAGCAACTTATCCGTTTATGAATTAGTAGCACTCGGTAGACAGCCTTACACCAACTGGATCGGAAAACTTACGGCAACCGATGTTCAAAAAGTACAACACGCCATGGAACTGACTCAAATAGACCATTTGGCAACAAAAAAACATTTTGAAATAAGTGATGGACAATTACAAAAAGTTTTGGTAGCCCGTGCTCTAGCGCAAGACACACCGCTGATTGTACTAGACGAACCAACCACACATCTAGATTTGCTTCACAAAGTCGCTTTGTTCAAACTTTTGAAAAATCTTAGCAAAGAAACACAAAAGTGTATACTATTTTCTACACACGATATTGATATGGCCATCCAATTAAGTGACGAAATGATTATTATGACCCCAGACAATTGCGTGCAAGATCAACCTTGCAATTTTATTGCAAACGGAACCTTTGATACTATTTTCAAAGACGATCATATTGCTTTCGATTCAGAAAAAGGGAAATTTATAATTCGAAATTGA
- a CDS encoding DUF5602 domain-containing protein, whose product MKRNFTLFTKTVVLFGVLLIQSCTDDVVVPNNITYLLKGKITETKMRIYAGPEVAVGDGLARTWVTLDSKGYPMEIAIEISEDAIKNPGEDSEMDMADGAMEMEHGQMIMLPLHSQAQKSTPFNHVGINWNPHGHPPAQVFDSPHFDFHFYTIPLEEQLAIPGWSTATDALFNTYPDAAFLPANYFTPPGADTAEAQMGKHWIPTNIGDYLPFSKILVYGSYNGKVNFIEPMVTQAYLLQKINTSESYSQPLKVQTKGNYPTKYNIYHDTKTGKTQITLSDFVTRN is encoded by the coding sequence ATGAAAAGAAACTTTACCTTATTTACCAAAACAGTTGTCCTTTTTGGTGTGCTACTAATACAATCTTGTACAGATGATGTCGTAGTACCAAACAACATTACCTACCTATTAAAAGGAAAAATTACAGAAACCAAAATGCGCATTTATGCAGGACCGGAAGTGGCTGTAGGAGATGGTCTAGCGCGTACTTGGGTTACCCTTGACTCCAAAGGATATCCAATGGAAATTGCAATCGAAATTAGTGAAGATGCGATAAAAAACCCTGGTGAAGATTCTGAAATGGACATGGCCGACGGAGCTATGGAAATGGAACACGGTCAAATGATTATGTTGCCCTTACATTCACAAGCACAAAAATCGACTCCTTTTAACCACGTAGGTATCAACTGGAACCCGCACGGACATCCGCCTGCACAAGTGTTTGACAGTCCTCATTTTGACTTCCACTTTTACACCATTCCACTAGAGGAGCAATTGGCCATCCCTGGTTGGTCTACCGCTACAGATGCACTTTTTAACACCTATCCAGACGCTGCTTTTTTACCTGCCAACTACTTCACGCCTCCAGGTGCCGATACCGCCGAAGCGCAAATGGGAAAACATTGGATCCCAACTAATATTGGCGATTACCTTCCTTTTTCAAAAATACTAGTTTACGGTAGCTATAACGGAAAAGTGAACTTTATTGAGCCAATGGTAACACAAGCGTATCTACTTCAAAAAATCAATACGAGCGAAAGCTATTCACAACCTTTAAAAGTACAGACAAAAGGAAACTACCCTACAAAATATAACATCTACCACGATACAAAAACTGGAAAAACCCAAATTACTTTGAGTGATTTTGTTACAAGAAACTAG
- a CDS encoding tRNA (cytidine(34)-2'-O)-methyltransferase, producing the protein MLNIVLVEPEIPNNTGNIGRLCVGTESRLHLVHPFGFVINDKNLKRSGLDYWVHLDVTEYNTVADWKAQIPDLSRVFLMSSHAEKSYLDIEFQDGDWLVFGKESKGLSADVLAQFENHLTIPMSKNIRSFNIANSVAFVIGEAKRQIGVR; encoded by the coding sequence ATGTTAAATATCGTCTTAGTAGAACCTGAAATTCCAAACAATACTGGTAATATTGGTCGCTTGTGCGTGGGTACAGAAAGCCGCTTGCACTTGGTACATCCTTTTGGATTTGTGATAAATGACAAAAATTTGAAACGATCAGGATTGGATTACTGGGTACACCTTGATGTAACAGAATATAATACTGTTGCGGATTGGAAAGCACAAATTCCGGATCTTTCGAGAGTGTTTTTAATGAGTTCGCATGCTGAAAAGTCGTATTTGGATATCGAATTCCAGGATGGTGATTGGTTGGTTTTTGGTAAAGAAAGTAAAGGTTTGAGTGCTGATGTCTTAGCACAATTTGAGAATCATTTAACCATACCCATGTCAAAGAATATTAGAAGTTTTAATATCGCTAACTCGGTTGCTTTTGTGATAGGAGAGGCAAAACGTCAAATAGGAGTGCGATAG
- a CDS encoding pseudouridine synthase: MSDHHHFIIHKPYGYLSQFIYELKRKKKLLGELHDFPVGTMAIGRLDEDSEGLLLLTTDGKVSEEIRSKKVEKEYYVQVDGIITQEAIDLLKEGVEIGFDGGKYTTKKCEARLITEIPDFGPRGKKIRDERHGPTTWAAITVNEGKFRQVRKMTAAVGFPTLRLVRVRIGNVHLQSLKAGDVIEVANFSADDQKSL, from the coding sequence ATGTCTGATCATCATCATTTTATTATCCACAAACCCTACGGATATTTGAGTCAATTTATATACGAATTGAAACGAAAGAAAAAGCTATTGGGCGAGCTTCATGATTTTCCTGTTGGGACTATGGCGATTGGCAGGCTCGATGAAGATTCTGAAGGCTTATTGTTGCTAACTACTGACGGAAAGGTAAGCGAAGAGATTAGGTCTAAAAAAGTGGAGAAGGAATATTATGTGCAAGTGGATGGCATTATAACGCAAGAAGCGATTGATTTACTTAAGGAAGGAGTCGAAATAGGCTTTGATGGCGGAAAGTACACCACTAAAAAATGTGAAGCACGTTTGATTACTGAAATTCCGGATTTTGGTCCTAGGGGGAAAAAAATTCGCGATGAGCGTCATGGACCAACAACTTGGGCAGCAATTACGGTTAATGAAGGCAAGTTTCGTCAGGTTCGTAAAATGACGGCTGCTGTTGGTTTTCCAACATTGCGATTGGTTAGAGTTCGAATAGGAAACGTACATTTGCAATCGTTAAAGGCAGGTGATGTTATCGAAGTAGCTAATTTTTCTGCGGACGACCAAAAGTCTCTTTAA
- a CDS encoding T9SS type A sorting domain-containing protein gives MKLHYTCKTAWTIFAFFATIVATVQAQATMPTAQTIPFSQNFDGLATNATVYPAGFQGWNTDSSPGSTYNTSAIPAGDKPLALGSASSSAGALYNYNGKIGFLNTTPLDNTIAFAFTTAGKSAIQVQYDAMTIRNPYSGSNTRINEMVLQYRVGNSTAFISLPDTAYSNNTTLENTSGGTTPQNLQTIKVTLPSECDNKSLVQIRWISRQVSGAGSRPSFAIDNISVINDITPPVTAASFPKASSILSDGFDFSNQINEIGKTYYVVVPSGSAEPSKLQLMNGQDANGNAALSAGVLTVANANQPYTATITGLTIGTAYIVYSVSEDAYQNLQLTTNSLNVSTSSTLVPSIKITTAAVAFGFQEQGFDSSAMTFTFKGSHITSNVIVTAPANFNVSKDNITFDSTVLFSAAEFLSNATPTVYVRFKPTNTLAYAGQILIESDGATSKNIAVSGKGINPYLQDFNDPEVLTNSGWTSYNEQGTNNSWSTTTTARNLNSAPGAVVMNGYSDNGASSDWFISPKLHLDSFSQFALLSFYSRKYYSGPSLKLKVSTDYDGVSSPSTATWTEIQGNFPTTTDIYTKSEFINLNAFKTSHTYVAWVYETTAGGPNNAAEWSVDDIAITNNAAFLAANPELDFEDVTVNTISTSKSFTVVAGGYGPITVAAPADYQVSLDNSTFTSSVLISESDALAGKLVYARFTPTSKSIAITGPITVTGTGLNQAKGFLKGSSLPKSETFDIVTYNLEFFGSEVIGSTGTEFGPVDDPLQIDNVAAVMNKLDADIYCVQEVSDDAAMETLLTKISINGKTFAKSISTSWSYSFNAPTADFPPQKLVVLYNTQTASVKSTKVLFKDFYDQVRAGTATLPNYPDSPSSFFSSGRLPYMVTIETNLGGVKKDISLIDLHARANSGSDINKYNMRKYDAEYLKDALDAEYPNDNLVLLGDFNDDVKTSVIAGNDSSYKKFVDDTTNYNALTLGISQQGAFSYLSSNGFLDHIIISNELTADYIPNSTAVYDPRNDISNYVNTTSDHGPVIARFNLQNTLSTKAFGTEVNYAKLYPNPTKDVVNFTLTTPTSATVTFKLYDSLGREIGTDKAINANASKQASVSLSTVPAGTYFYTLTSANKIVQKGKLIKE, from the coding sequence ATGAAACTTCATTACACATGCAAAACTGCGTGGACAATTTTTGCATTTTTTGCAACTATTGTCGCCACCGTGCAAGCACAAGCTACAATGCCAACTGCACAAACAATCCCTTTTAGTCAAAATTTTGATGGCTTAGCAACTAACGCTACTGTCTATCCAGCAGGTTTTCAAGGCTGGAATACCGATTCTTCACCAGGATCTACCTATAACACTAGTGCTATACCTGCTGGTGACAAACCTTTAGCCCTTGGATCGGCATCTTCTTCAGCAGGAGCACTTTATAATTATAATGGAAAAATTGGTTTTCTGAATACTACTCCTCTTGATAATACAATTGCCTTTGCGTTTACAACCGCTGGCAAAAGTGCAATTCAAGTTCAGTACGATGCAATGACCATACGCAACCCGTACAGCGGATCTAATACTCGAATCAACGAAATGGTCTTGCAATACCGAGTAGGCAATTCTACCGCTTTTATCTCATTGCCAGATACTGCCTATAGTAACAACACAACTTTAGAAAATACCAGTGGAGGCACTACCCCACAAAATCTTCAAACGATTAAGGTTACACTTCCTTCGGAATGTGACAATAAAAGTCTTGTACAAATACGATGGATTTCTAGGCAAGTATCTGGTGCTGGCTCACGACCATCATTTGCAATCGATAATATATCGGTAATAAATGATATAACACCACCTGTTACAGCTGCTAGTTTCCCAAAAGCGTCATCTATTCTATCAGATGGTTTTGACTTTAGCAACCAAATTAATGAAATTGGAAAAACCTATTATGTGGTTGTACCTAGTGGCAGTGCAGAGCCAAGCAAATTACAATTAATGAATGGTCAAGATGCTAATGGCAATGCAGCCTTGAGCGCAGGAGTACTAACGGTTGCCAACGCAAACCAACCCTATACTGCTACCATAACAGGTTTGACAATTGGCACGGCTTACATTGTATATTCGGTATCTGAAGACGCCTACCAAAACTTACAATTAACTACTAATAGCCTAAATGTAAGTACGTCAAGTACCTTAGTTCCTTCCATTAAAATCACAACAGCTGCAGTAGCTTTTGGATTTCAAGAACAAGGATTTGACTCTAGTGCTATGACCTTTACCTTCAAAGGATCGCATATAACAAGTAACGTTATTGTAACTGCCCCTGCGAACTTTAACGTGTCAAAAGACAATATTACTTTTGACTCCACTGTTCTTTTTTCTGCAGCCGAATTTTTATCGAATGCAACTCCTACTGTTTACGTTCGATTTAAACCGACAAATACGTTGGCATACGCTGGCCAAATTTTGATAGAAAGCGATGGTGCAACCAGCAAAAATATTGCTGTATCAGGAAAAGGAATCAACCCTTACTTACAAGACTTTAATGATCCCGAAGTATTAACCAACAGCGGATGGACGAGCTACAATGAGCAAGGAACAAACAATTCTTGGTCAACTACAACAACTGCCCGCAACCTAAACAGTGCTCCTGGTGCGGTAGTGATGAACGGTTATTCTGATAATGGTGCAAGCAGTGACTGGTTTATATCGCCAAAATTGCATTTGGACAGCTTCAGTCAGTTTGCCCTTTTGTCTTTCTATAGTCGAAAATATTATAGTGGACCAAGTTTAAAGCTAAAGGTTTCTACAGATTATGATGGCGTAAGCAGTCCATCAACAGCTACTTGGACCGAGATTCAAGGTAACTTCCCAACAACTACTGATATTTACACAAAATCAGAATTCATTAATTTGAATGCGTTCAAGACATCACACACCTACGTAGCGTGGGTATATGAGACTACTGCTGGAGGTCCAAACAATGCAGCCGAGTGGTCTGTTGATGATATTGCAATCACTAACAATGCAGCCTTTTTAGCAGCCAATCCAGAACTGGATTTTGAAGATGTTACGGTAAACACGATTTCTACTTCAAAATCATTTACAGTTGTAGCAGGTGGATATGGTCCAATTACTGTAGCCGCACCAGCTGATTATCAAGTATCCCTAGATAATTCTACATTTACAAGTTCAGTACTTATCAGTGAATCAGATGCATTAGCCGGAAAATTGGTTTATGCACGCTTTACTCCTACATCAAAATCTATTGCGATCACAGGACCTATTACCGTTACAGGAACTGGATTAAACCAAGCAAAAGGGTTCTTAAAAGGTTCTTCTTTACCAAAATCAGAAACTTTTGATATTGTAACTTACAACTTAGAGTTTTTTGGTAGTGAAGTAATTGGTTCTACTGGAACCGAATTTGGCCCTGTAGATGATCCATTGCAAATTGACAATGTAGCCGCAGTAATGAACAAACTTGATGCAGATATTTATTGCGTACAAGAAGTATCAGATGATGCAGCTATGGAAACGCTACTTACAAAAATTAGCATCAACGGTAAAACGTTTGCCAAGTCGATTTCAACCTCATGGTCGTACTCTTTCAATGCACCAACTGCCGACTTTCCGCCGCAAAAATTGGTTGTACTCTACAACACTCAAACGGCTTCGGTAAAAAGCACCAAAGTACTTTTTAAAGATTTTTATGACCAAGTACGTGCCGGTACAGCAACATTACCAAATTATCCTGATAGCCCTTCAAGCTTCTTTTCGTCTGGAAGGTTACCTTATATGGTTACAATCGAAACCAATCTTGGTGGCGTGAAAAAAGACATTAGCTTAATCGATCTTCATGCTCGTGCCAATAGCGGATCTGACATTAACAAGTACAACATGCGTAAATACGATGCCGAATACCTAAAAGATGCTTTGGATGCCGAATATCCTAACGACAACTTAGTGCTACTTGGTGATTTTAATGATGACGTAAAAACATCTGTAATTGCGGGTAACGACTCATCTTACAAAAAATTTGTTGATGACACCACAAACTACAATGCATTGACATTAGGAATTAGCCAGCAAGGTGCCTTCAGTTACTTGAGTTCAAACGGTTTCTTAGATCATATCATTATTTCGAATGAATTAACAGCGGACTATATTCCGAATTCGACTGCTGTTTACGATCCACGTAATGATATATCCAATTATGTAAACACAACCTCTGATCATGGACCAGTGATTGCTCGTTTCAACCTTCAAAATACACTTTCAACAAAAGCATTTGGTACGGAGGTAAACTATGCAAAACTTTACCCGAACCCAACCAAAGATGTTGTAAACTTCACTCTTACCACACCTACTTCTGCAACTGTAACGTTCAAATTATATGATAGTTTAGGTAGAGAAATCGGAACTGATAAAGCTATAAATGCAAACGCTAGCAAACAAGCCTCTGTAAGTTTGAGCACTGTACCTGCTGGAACTTATTTTTATACTTTGACTTCAGCCAACAAAATAGTTCAAAAAGGAAAGCTGATCAAGGAGTAA